Proteins encoded within one genomic window of Panicum virgatum strain AP13 chromosome 1N, P.virgatum_v5, whole genome shotgun sequence:
- the LOC120656933 gene encoding pectin acetylesterase 8-like isoform X1: protein MANGSLHVSWCRALVCALALVAADGLLVDITYVETAPAVAKGAVCLDGSAPAYHLARGFGSGVNSWLVHFEGGGWCNNVTSCLQRKRTRLGSSKEMATQIAFSGILSDTPDYNPDFYNWNKVKVRYCDGSSFTSDVEQVDPTTKLHYRGARIWQAVMDDLLAKGMDKAENALISGCSAGGLTSILHCDRFHDLLPPSARVKCLSDAGFFINEKDVSGVGHIAAFFNDVVTTHGSVKNLPSSCTSTLPPGLCFLPQNEVNQIQTPLFILNAAYDSWQVRNILVPGVADPPGTWRSCKHDIDQCSAAQLRVLQGFRDDFLKAVAEQGNSASRGLFINSCFVHCQSETQELWFSSDSPMLGNTTIADAVGAWFFDRSPFQKIDCPYPCDSTCHNRVYDDPSRA from the exons ATGGCCAACGGGAGCCTCCACGTCTCGTGGTGCCGCGCCTTGGTCTGCGCGCTGGCGCTCGTCGCAGCGGACGGCTTGCTCGTGGACATCACCTACGTGGAAACCGCGCCCGCCGTGGCCAAAGGAGCAG TGTGCTTGGATGGGAGCGCGCCGGCGTATCACCTCGCCCGCGGCTTCGGCTCCGGCGTGAACAGCTGGCTTGTGCATTTTGAG gGGGGAGGATGGTGCAACAATGTCACGAGCTGCCTGCAACGGAAGCGCACGCGGCTGGGGTCCTCCAAGGAGATGGCGACGCAGATTGCCTTCTCCGGAATCCTGAGCGACACGCCGGATTACAACCCAG ACTTTTACAATTGGAACAAGGTCAAGGTTCGGTACTGCGATGGATCATCTTTTACCAGCGATGTCGAACAAGTCGATCCT ACAACAAAGCTACACTACAGAGGTGCAAGGATATGGCAAGCTGTCATGGACGACCTGCTCGCCAAAGGGATGGACAAAGCTGAAAAC GCTCTAATATCAGGATGTTCTGCTGGCGGTTTAACCTCTATACTACACTGCGACAGATTTCATGACCTTCTACCACCGAGTGCCAGGGTTAAATGCCTTTCTGATGCTGGTTTCTTCATCAATGA GAAAGATGTTTCTGGAGTGGGGCACATTGCTGCCTTTTTCAACGATGTGGTTACAACACAT GGTTCAGTGAAGAATTTACCTTCTTCGTGCACTTCAACCTTACCTCCAGGACTG TGCTTTTTGCCCCAGAACGAGGTAAACCAGATACAGACACCTCTGTTCATCCTCAACGCAGCATATGATTCTTGGCAG GTAAGGAACATTTTGGTGCCCGGAGTTGCTGACCCTCCGGGTACATGGCGTAGCTGTAAGCATGACATAGACCAGTGTTCTGCAGCGCAGCTCCGGGTACTACAGG GATTCAGGGATGATTTTCTGAAGGCAGTGGCGGAACAAGGGAATTCCGCCTCCAGAGGGCTGTTCATAAACTCATGCTTCGTTCACTGCCAGTCCGAGACACAGGAGCTGTGGTTTTCATCTGACTCCCCCATGCTCGGAAACACG ACGATAGCAGACGCCGTTGGCGCCTGGTTCTTCGACCGAAGCCCGTTCCAGAAGATCGACTGCCCGTACCCTTGCGACTCGACCTGCCACAACCGGGTCTACGATGACCCGTCACGAGCATAG
- the LOC120656933 gene encoding pectin acetylesterase 8-like isoform X2, which produces MVQQCHELPATEAHAAGVLQGDGDADCLLRNPERHAGLQPRSVPSHAECLCNHRNQTFTIGTRSRFGTAMDHLLPAMSNKSILQQSYTTEVQGYGKLSWTTCSPKGWTKLKTFHDLLPPSARVKCLSDAGFFINEKDVSGVGHIAAFFNDVVTTHGSVKNLPSSCTSTLPPGLCFLPQNEVNQIQTPLFILNAAYDSWQVRNILVPGVADPPGTWRSCKHDIDQCSAAQLRVLQGFRDDFLKAVAEQGNSASRGLFINSCFVHCQSETQELWFSSDSPMLGNTTIADAVGAWFFDRSPFQKIDCPYPCDSTCHNRVYDDPSRA; this is translated from the exons ATGGTGCAACAATGTCACGAGCTGCCTGCAACGGAAGCGCACGCGGCTGGGGTCCTCCAAGGAGATGGCGACGCAGATTGCCTTCTCCGGAATCCTGAGCGACACGCCGGATTACAACCCAG GTCTGTACCTTCACATGCTGAGTGCTTGTGCAATCATCGAAACCAGACTTTTACAATTGGAACAAGGTCAAGGTTCGGTACTGCGATGGATCATCTTTTACCAGCGATGTCGAACAAGTCGATCCT ACAACAAAGCTACACTACAGAGGTGCAAGGATATGGCAAGCTGTCATGGACGACCTGCTCGCCAAAGGGATGGACAAAGCTGAAAAC ATTTCATGACCTTCTACCACCGAGTGCCAGGGTTAAATGCCTTTCTGATGCTGGTTTCTTCATCAATGA GAAAGATGTTTCTGGAGTGGGGCACATTGCTGCCTTTTTCAACGATGTGGTTACAACACAT GGTTCAGTGAAGAATTTACCTTCTTCGTGCACTTCAACCTTACCTCCAGGACTG TGCTTTTTGCCCCAGAACGAGGTAAACCAGATACAGACACCTCTGTTCATCCTCAACGCAGCATATGATTCTTGGCAG GTAAGGAACATTTTGGTGCCCGGAGTTGCTGACCCTCCGGGTACATGGCGTAGCTGTAAGCATGACATAGACCAGTGTTCTGCAGCGCAGCTCCGGGTACTACAGG GATTCAGGGATGATTTTCTGAAGGCAGTGGCGGAACAAGGGAATTCCGCCTCCAGAGGGCTGTTCATAAACTCATGCTTCGTTCACTGCCAGTCCGAGACACAGGAGCTGTGGTTTTCATCTGACTCCCCCATGCTCGGAAACACG ACGATAGCAGACGCCGTTGGCGCCTGGTTCTTCGACCGAAGCCCGTTCCAGAAGATCGACTGCCCGTACCCTTGCGACTCGACCTGCCACAACCGGGTCTACGATGACCCGTCACGAGCATAG
- the LOC120656932 gene encoding dual specificity protein kinase YAK1 homolog isoform X1, which yields MEKPLREGASPGPSWAPSEFTAFRGYAAAVGEPAGASPSAPGNGVPPRSSNLRAVRKRPFVARLTTDIIQIYEKCNPEFKYSESLNPKRFLTNPAVPVHNDGLDNANSDLILYVNLELVNRKSDRRYVVQEMLGQGTFGQVAKCWDAETNNYVAVKVIKNQPAFYQQAIMEVSLLSLLNKKFDPDDQHHIVRMLDFFLYQNHLCIAFEMLGHNLYELLKRNSLRGLQMKYVRTFSRQILDALIVMKDAGIIHCDLKPENILIAPTVKTTAGVKVIDFGSACMEGKTIYSYIQVLFELTQQFKFCALVLFVDFKSSLYHFLFQSRYYRSPEVLLGYPYTTAIDMWSFGCIVAELFIGLPLFPGASEYDVLCRMIEILGGQPPDDLLREAKNTGQFFKHVASIYPDSEARNGTGSAYRILSEDEIEARESKRPKVGRWYFPRGTLDRLIFTYPWKNLSEGTLPETEKADCLALVDFLRGLVEFDPNKRWSPLQASYHPFITGEAFTGPYEPVQETPRIPVGRAAVVDHNPGGGHLLGAGLSPQVGSINRCLRFNNALQPKMTSYGSSCGSYGSHGSFNDNAGLANSYGSYDFNSLNIYNSPMDPPGFNLRSQDGGSFLGSSPDIRRRPHLSYGGGIRLSPGGPGAMSLGASPSQFTPPNSQMQIPGANGKYGASPSRGAHGSSLGKAAAVGQYNRRRNQGYPPMPMPPHEHTSQPIQGHQGDGVSAARFDGYSQGSSGYPHNTLPNSGHYSWRPQRGVGSGLPSDPSSSHGSFPPTNYHGFPPLHSFDVSADTLPSTSSIPDPADWDPNYSDESLLQEDCSLSVELSGLHLRDSSGQTNRSSRLAPIPSHDISSSNPSALNRRTGHLFHSSSLGESAHPPGHVTLDGYNHANYFQQSLPSFHGQSFQQYNSMTSSYIRPMRTQHNGRPVWTNYSLAEPPPTTMGDGMPWGGRAGHSFAASGLPPSVARKDFGRIF from the exons ATGGAGAAGCCTCTGAGGGAGGGGGCCTCCCCGGGGCCGTCGTGGGCGCCGAGCGAGTTCACGGCTTTCCGGGGGTATGCTGCGGCGGTGGGGGAGCCGGCGGGGGCGTCGCCGTCCGCCCCGGGCAATGGGGTTCCCCCCCGCTCAAGCAACCTCCGCGCCGTCAGGAAGAGGCCT TTTGTTGCAAGATTAACCACAGACATCATCCAAATTTATGAAAAATGCAATCCTGAGTTTAAATACTCAGAGTCACTAAACCCCAAGCGGTTTCTCACCAACCCTGCAGTTCCCGTTCACAACGATGGTCTTGACAATGCAAATTCTGACCTCATTTTGTATGTCAACCTGGAACTGGTTAATAGAAAGTCAGACAGGAG GTATGTTGTCCAAGAAATGCTTGGGCAAGGTACCTTTGGGCAGGTTGCGAAATGCTGGGATGCTGAAACCAACAATTATGTTGCAGTGAAGGTTATAAAGAACCAACCTGCCTTTTACCAGCAGGCTATCATGGAGGTCTCTCTATTGAGCCTG TTAAACAAGAAATTTGATCCTGATGATCAACACCACATTGTCCGAATGCTGGATTTTTTCCTCTACCAAAATCATTTGTGTATAGCCTTTGAGATGCTTGGTCACAACCT GTATGAGCTATTGAAAAGGAATAGCTTAAGAGGTTTGCAAATGAAATATGTACGAACTTTCTCAAGACAG ATATTGGATGCATTGATAGTCATGAAAGATGCTGGCATTATTCATTGTGATCTTAAACCAGAAAACATCCTTATAGCTCCGAC TGTTAAAACAACAGCTGGAGTGAAAGTAATTGATTTTGGATCAGCGTGCATGGAGGGTAAAACCATTTATTCATATATTCAGGTTTTGTTTGAACTCACTCagcagtttaaattttgtgcttTAGTACTATTTGTTGATTTCAAGTCAAGTTTGTACCATTTCCTTTTTCAGAGCCGTTATTACAGGTCTCCGGAAGTACTTCTTGGTTATCC ATATACTACTGCCATTGATATGTGGTCATTCGGCTGTATTGTTGCTGAGCTGTTTATTGGGTTGCCTTTATTTCCTGGAGCATCAGAATATGATGTCCTTTGCCGTATGATTGAGATTCTTGG TGGGCAACCGCCAGATGATCTGCTTCGTGAGGCTAAAAACACCGGGCAATTTTTTAAGCATGTTGCAAGTATCTATCCTGATAGTGAGGCACGGAATGGCACTGGCAGTGCATACAGAATTTTAAGTGAAGACGAGATCGAAGCA AGGGAGTCCAAGAGGCCAAAGGTAGGGAGATGGTATTTCCCTCGTGGAACGCTCGACAGACTCATATTTACATACCCTTGGAAGAATTTGAGTGAGGGAACCTTGCCAG AGACAGAAAAGGCCGATTGCCTGGCATTGGTTGATTTCTTGAGAGGTCTTGTTGAGTTTGATCCGAATAAGAGGTGGTCACCACTGCAG GCCTCATATCATCCCTTCATCACTGGTGAAGCCTTCACTGGTCCTTATGAGCCTGTCCAGGAGACCCCACGGATT CCTGTAGGTCGTGCTGCAGTAGTTGACCACAACCCAGGAGGAGGTCACTTGCTAGGTGCTGGTCTTTCTCCTCAG GTTGGAAGCATTAACAGATGCCTACGATTTAATAATGCTTTGCAACCAAAGATGACTTCGTACGGAAGCAGTTGTGGAAGTTATGGTAGCCATGGTAGCTTTAACGATAATGCTGGTCTTGCAAACAGCTACGGAAGCTACGATTTTAACAGTCTCAACATTTATAACTCACCAATGGATCCTCCTGGGTTTAATTTACGTTCCCAAGATGGAGGATCATTTCTAGGATCTAGTCCGGATATTCGACGAAGACCTCATCTCTCATATGGTGGAGGCATTCGGTTAAGTCCTGGAGGTCCGGGGGCTATGTCTCTTGGGGCCAGTCCATCACAATTTACACCACCAAATTCCCAGATGCAAATCCCAGGTGCTAATGGAAAATATGGTGCCTCTCCTTCAAGAGGTGCTCATGGCTCCTCGTTGGGAAAGGCTGCTGCTGTAGGCCAGTACAATAGGAGGAGGAATCAGGGTTATCCACCTATGCCAATGCCACCACATGAGCACACATCTCAACCGATCCAGGGACACCAAGGAGATGGTGTCAGTGCTGCTCGCTTTGATGGATATAGTCAAGGAAGTTCTGGCTACCCACACAACACACTCCCTAATTCTGGTCATTATAGCTGGAGACCTCAAAGAGGTGTTGGCAGTGGTTTACCTTCGGACCCTTCTTCTAGTCATGGTTCTTTTCCACCCACCAATTACCATGGTTTTCCTCCCCTACACTCCTTCGATGTGTCAGCAGATACATTGCCCTCCACTTCATCGATACCTGATCCAGCCGACTGGGATCCCAACTATAG TGATGAGTCACTCCTGCAAGAGGATTGTTCATTGTCGGTTGAGTTGAGTGGTCTTCACCTGAGAGACTCAAGTGGTCAAACAAACAGATCTAGCAGATTGGCACCTATTCCAAGTCATGATATTTCAAGTTCAAACCCTTCGGCATTGAATCGGAG AACTGGACACCTGTTTCATTCATCATCTCTTGGAGAGAGTGCACATCCTCCAGGTCATGTCACCTTGGATGGTTACAACCATGCAAATTATTTTCAGCAGAGTTTGCCAAGCTTTCATGGACAATCATTTCAGCAGTACAACAGTATGACTTCCAGTTACATACGTCCGATGAGGACTCAACACAATGGCCGGCCTGTCTGGACTAATTATAGTCTGGCAGAACCTCCACCCACTACTATGGGAGATGGAATGCCCTGGG GAGGGAGAGCTGGTCACTCGTTTGCTGCAAGCGGACTGCCACCTTCCGTTGCAAGAAAGGATTTTGGGAGGATATTTTAG
- the LOC120656932 gene encoding dual specificity protein kinase YAK1 homolog isoform X2 codes for MEKPLREGASPGPSWAPSEFTAFRGYAAAVGEPAGASPSAPGNGVPPRSSNLRAVRKRPFVARLTTDIIQIYEKCNPEFKYSESLNPKRFLTNPAVPVHNDGLDNANSDLILYVNLELVNRKSDRRYVVQEMLGQGTFGQVAKCWDAETNNYVAVKVIKNQPAFYQQAIMEVSLLSLLNKKFDPDDQHHIVRMLDFFLYQNHLCIAFEMLGHNLYELLKRNSLRGLQMKYVRTFSRQILDALIVMKDAGIIHCDLKPENILIAPTVKTTAGVKVIDFGSACMEGKTIYSYIQSRYYRSPEVLLGYPYTTAIDMWSFGCIVAELFIGLPLFPGASEYDVLCRMIEILGGQPPDDLLREAKNTGQFFKHVASIYPDSEARNGTGSAYRILSEDEIEARESKRPKVGRWYFPRGTLDRLIFTYPWKNLSEGTLPETEKADCLALVDFLRGLVEFDPNKRWSPLQASYHPFITGEAFTGPYEPVQETPRIPVGRAAVVDHNPGGGHLLGAGLSPQVGSINRCLRFNNALQPKMTSYGSSCGSYGSHGSFNDNAGLANSYGSYDFNSLNIYNSPMDPPGFNLRSQDGGSFLGSSPDIRRRPHLSYGGGIRLSPGGPGAMSLGASPSQFTPPNSQMQIPGANGKYGASPSRGAHGSSLGKAAAVGQYNRRRNQGYPPMPMPPHEHTSQPIQGHQGDGVSAARFDGYSQGSSGYPHNTLPNSGHYSWRPQRGVGSGLPSDPSSSHGSFPPTNYHGFPPLHSFDVSADTLPSTSSIPDPADWDPNYSDESLLQEDCSLSVELSGLHLRDSSGQTNRSSRLAPIPSHDISSSNPSALNRRTGHLFHSSSLGESAHPPGHVTLDGYNHANYFQQSLPSFHGQSFQQYNSMTSSYIRPMRTQHNGRPVWTNYSLAEPPPTTMGDGMPWGGRAGHSFAASGLPPSVARKDFGRIF; via the exons ATGGAGAAGCCTCTGAGGGAGGGGGCCTCCCCGGGGCCGTCGTGGGCGCCGAGCGAGTTCACGGCTTTCCGGGGGTATGCTGCGGCGGTGGGGGAGCCGGCGGGGGCGTCGCCGTCCGCCCCGGGCAATGGGGTTCCCCCCCGCTCAAGCAACCTCCGCGCCGTCAGGAAGAGGCCT TTTGTTGCAAGATTAACCACAGACATCATCCAAATTTATGAAAAATGCAATCCTGAGTTTAAATACTCAGAGTCACTAAACCCCAAGCGGTTTCTCACCAACCCTGCAGTTCCCGTTCACAACGATGGTCTTGACAATGCAAATTCTGACCTCATTTTGTATGTCAACCTGGAACTGGTTAATAGAAAGTCAGACAGGAG GTATGTTGTCCAAGAAATGCTTGGGCAAGGTACCTTTGGGCAGGTTGCGAAATGCTGGGATGCTGAAACCAACAATTATGTTGCAGTGAAGGTTATAAAGAACCAACCTGCCTTTTACCAGCAGGCTATCATGGAGGTCTCTCTATTGAGCCTG TTAAACAAGAAATTTGATCCTGATGATCAACACCACATTGTCCGAATGCTGGATTTTTTCCTCTACCAAAATCATTTGTGTATAGCCTTTGAGATGCTTGGTCACAACCT GTATGAGCTATTGAAAAGGAATAGCTTAAGAGGTTTGCAAATGAAATATGTACGAACTTTCTCAAGACAG ATATTGGATGCATTGATAGTCATGAAAGATGCTGGCATTATTCATTGTGATCTTAAACCAGAAAACATCCTTATAGCTCCGAC TGTTAAAACAACAGCTGGAGTGAAAGTAATTGATTTTGGATCAGCGTGCATGGAGGGTAAAACCATTTATTCATATATTCAG AGCCGTTATTACAGGTCTCCGGAAGTACTTCTTGGTTATCC ATATACTACTGCCATTGATATGTGGTCATTCGGCTGTATTGTTGCTGAGCTGTTTATTGGGTTGCCTTTATTTCCTGGAGCATCAGAATATGATGTCCTTTGCCGTATGATTGAGATTCTTGG TGGGCAACCGCCAGATGATCTGCTTCGTGAGGCTAAAAACACCGGGCAATTTTTTAAGCATGTTGCAAGTATCTATCCTGATAGTGAGGCACGGAATGGCACTGGCAGTGCATACAGAATTTTAAGTGAAGACGAGATCGAAGCA AGGGAGTCCAAGAGGCCAAAGGTAGGGAGATGGTATTTCCCTCGTGGAACGCTCGACAGACTCATATTTACATACCCTTGGAAGAATTTGAGTGAGGGAACCTTGCCAG AGACAGAAAAGGCCGATTGCCTGGCATTGGTTGATTTCTTGAGAGGTCTTGTTGAGTTTGATCCGAATAAGAGGTGGTCACCACTGCAG GCCTCATATCATCCCTTCATCACTGGTGAAGCCTTCACTGGTCCTTATGAGCCTGTCCAGGAGACCCCACGGATT CCTGTAGGTCGTGCTGCAGTAGTTGACCACAACCCAGGAGGAGGTCACTTGCTAGGTGCTGGTCTTTCTCCTCAG GTTGGAAGCATTAACAGATGCCTACGATTTAATAATGCTTTGCAACCAAAGATGACTTCGTACGGAAGCAGTTGTGGAAGTTATGGTAGCCATGGTAGCTTTAACGATAATGCTGGTCTTGCAAACAGCTACGGAAGCTACGATTTTAACAGTCTCAACATTTATAACTCACCAATGGATCCTCCTGGGTTTAATTTACGTTCCCAAGATGGAGGATCATTTCTAGGATCTAGTCCGGATATTCGACGAAGACCTCATCTCTCATATGGTGGAGGCATTCGGTTAAGTCCTGGAGGTCCGGGGGCTATGTCTCTTGGGGCCAGTCCATCACAATTTACACCACCAAATTCCCAGATGCAAATCCCAGGTGCTAATGGAAAATATGGTGCCTCTCCTTCAAGAGGTGCTCATGGCTCCTCGTTGGGAAAGGCTGCTGCTGTAGGCCAGTACAATAGGAGGAGGAATCAGGGTTATCCACCTATGCCAATGCCACCACATGAGCACACATCTCAACCGATCCAGGGACACCAAGGAGATGGTGTCAGTGCTGCTCGCTTTGATGGATATAGTCAAGGAAGTTCTGGCTACCCACACAACACACTCCCTAATTCTGGTCATTATAGCTGGAGACCTCAAAGAGGTGTTGGCAGTGGTTTACCTTCGGACCCTTCTTCTAGTCATGGTTCTTTTCCACCCACCAATTACCATGGTTTTCCTCCCCTACACTCCTTCGATGTGTCAGCAGATACATTGCCCTCCACTTCATCGATACCTGATCCAGCCGACTGGGATCCCAACTATAG TGATGAGTCACTCCTGCAAGAGGATTGTTCATTGTCGGTTGAGTTGAGTGGTCTTCACCTGAGAGACTCAAGTGGTCAAACAAACAGATCTAGCAGATTGGCACCTATTCCAAGTCATGATATTTCAAGTTCAAACCCTTCGGCATTGAATCGGAG AACTGGACACCTGTTTCATTCATCATCTCTTGGAGAGAGTGCACATCCTCCAGGTCATGTCACCTTGGATGGTTACAACCATGCAAATTATTTTCAGCAGAGTTTGCCAAGCTTTCATGGACAATCATTTCAGCAGTACAACAGTATGACTTCCAGTTACATACGTCCGATGAGGACTCAACACAATGGCCGGCCTGTCTGGACTAATTATAGTCTGGCAGAACCTCCACCCACTACTATGGGAGATGGAATGCCCTGGG GAGGGAGAGCTGGTCACTCGTTTGCTGCAAGCGGACTGCCACCTTCCGTTGCAAGAAAGGATTTTGGGAGGATATTTTAG